Genomic window (Chryseobacterium bernardetii):
GAAACGCATTATAACTATCTTGGGCGGATGGCAGAGGCTTATGGAGAACAGTTTTTCTATGATGGGGAGGTATTGCATTTTGGAAAACTCCCACCTGCTGAAAATCCTATCAAGCTAGTATATGGAAGAAACCTTAGTGATGTGAAAATAAGGATGAAAGCCCAGCATGTAAAGCCTTCCTTCTATGGTTACAATAGCCGTAAGAATGAGAAATTGACAGGAGGAGACACCGCTATCAAACATACATCGGATATTGCCCAGCGAGCCTATGAAATCTCTGCTAACACTTTTAAAACTCCTTCATTACGTATAGCTCCAATAAAGGCAAATTCATTTTTGGATGTTGAAGCTTCACAGAAGGGTACGGCGGGTAGTAAAGCTGCGGAGGTATTTGTAACAACTGGTATATCCACTGTACCGTTCCTATATCCGGGCTGTATTGCGGACATGGAAATGCGAAAAGCTGAAAGCAACGATACTTCATATTTTACCCGACTGTTATTAACGGAGGTCTACCATGAAGTTGATGCAAGGGGCTATTATAGCGGACGATTTGAGGCTATTGCAGCTGATTCGGGTTATATCCCCCGACCAGAATTTATTACTCCTAAAGCTGAACCACAATTTGGAAAGGTAGTATCCAATACCGATCCATTAAACCAAGGAAGAGTTCAGGTTCAATTCGACTGGCAGCAGGGGACAGCTAGCTCAGAGTTCATACGGGTAATGTCACCGGATGCGGGCAGCAGTGATGATGTGAAAACGAATAGGGGCTTTATGTCAGTTCCGGAGGTTGGTGATCAGGTAATGGTAAATTTCGTTTATCAGCATCCTGACCGACCGTTTGTGATGGGTGGACTTTTCCACGGTGGCACTGGAGCTGGCGGTGGAACAGGTAACAATACTATGTCTTTCAGTGGAAGGAGCGGAGCGGAACTAAAATATGACAATGGTGCAGGTTCTATGAACTTAAAAGACAAAGGAGGTGCAAATATGCATTTTGACGGTGCGGGCAATGCCACCACAGATGCAAATTTGAATCATGTAGTCAATGCCGGCAGTAAAAGTTCTATCAATGTAGGGGCAAAAGAAAACATTCCTGCAACTTCGGTTTTTGAAATGGACAATGAGGGAAACATCAATTTTAAGGGAAAAAAGAGCCTGACGATCACTATCGGTGGCAGTTCGCTGAAAATGACAGAAGATGGTACGATCAGCTTGACCGGAAAGGACATCACTGTTACCGGAAGCAACAATCTGGCAATAAATGCCACGCCATCTGAAAAGGGAGGAGGTTCAGGCACGATCGACATCACTGCGAAAGGAGGTGATATTACGATCAGCAATGACAAGAACATACATGTGAAAGGTGGAATTGAAGTAAAATTGACCTAAAATGGAATATTTAAAAGACCAGGCGATACTGGATTGCGACAAGGGGTTACTGACATCAACGTTGATTGTTACGTCCAATCCAAAGATCAAGCTCCGTGAGGGAAAGTTTGCAACTGATAAAGACAATGTTGGAGGATTGAATATCCCTCATTTTGGATTGTGCGCATTGAAAGGAATCTGCCGTTTAAATCTTGAACTTTTAGGTGTTCCATTGACATGGATCAAGCCTGTACCTAAGATCAAAATATTGGATAAAAAACCATTATCTGATGTATCGAAATGTATATGTCCGTATGGTGGTATTATAAGCTGTAAGAACTCAGGACAACTATAAAAAAATAAATTATGGAGTTAGCAATAGCGGGTGGAGCAAGTGGTTTTTTTGCTAGTGCAACCACTGCAGGAACTTCGATGTCGTGGAATCCCATTGGATGGATAATTTTGGCGGTTGTTGCGATTGCTGCAATCTGGTATTTTTGGGACGATATATGTGATTTTTTCTCGGCGGTCGGCAATGCCATTGCGGAAACAGCAAAAGTGATCTGGGAATTTGTTTCCAGTCCAGCTATACCTGCTCCGCCCCCAGCAATAGATGAGGATCTGCCAAAACCAGTACCTCCGCCAGTAGATATACCCCTTGATGAACCCATTACAGTCCCGATAGCACCGCCGATTACGGTTCCACAGGTCAAGCCTAGAACGAGAAGGCGTGAGAAAGATATATACAATGTTTATGACCTGCACGTTGGAACTCCTGGGCTAATGCGCAATTACACGTTTGGAGCGGGATTCGTAAATCAATTTATGATGAGTGGAGCAATCTGGAAATATGGATTAACTTCTTTTAAGTCGGTTTATGCAAGATATTTAGTAATTTTCCAATTATATCATGGTGATAAAGATGAATATATTTTAAATAATCTATCTTCTGGAAAATTATTACCTTATGAGTGGTATTTACAGAATGTCAACTATGCGACAGCCAACGCTGAGGAAGTATCTTTGATCGATGCATACGCAGCAACGCATGGTAAGCTACCTCCTGGTAACACTTTTAGGGGTTAGTTTTTTATACAATTATAAAATTTGAATAATGAATGAGCAAGAAATTGAGAAGTTATTGCAGAAAATAAGCAATCAGAAAATGTTTGGTGAAACTGAAAAGGCTATCGCTGGCTTACATATTTTAAATAATGAGTTCCCGAAGGAAAAAAAGTACTTGGCACTTTTGGCAAGTTCTTATCTTGATGCCGATTCTATTGACGTGGCGGAGGAATATTGCGCAAAGGCACTGGAAATAGATCCTAATTATGCTGAGGCATTTGAACTTAAAGGTCTTATTGAAGAGAAAAAGGGTGATGATGAGCAGGCGGAAAAATATTATAAACAATCCATTTCAACAGGCATTCCTTTTAAGATGGGGCATCTTCGGCTTGTATTATTATATTATAAACTGGGAAAATATGATGATGCAATAAAGGAAGCTGAATATCTGCTTGACAATTTTGATATAGGTAGGAATGAATATTCGGCTGATGAGCAACGTCAAATTTTTGCCCAGTGGCTATCATTTGCTTACAATAAGCTCTATTCGTCCCTTATACGAATTGGTCAATATGAGAAGGCAGCTATTAGAATCAAAGAATTTATCGCTTTCAGAGCTAACTATGTAAAAGATCCATATCAGTTCCTTACCGAAGATGAGATATTGTTTAAACTGTACCTTGCCTTAAACGATGAAGAAAAGATGAAGGAAATGGAAGAAAAGATGCTAAACCACTATATGGTTCCTGAAAGTATGATTGATTCGATGAAGAAAGATGCACAGCAAGGGTATTTGGAAAGTGCAAACCCCGAAAATTATGCCGTATAAACAGTAAATTATAGGATGGTCATCATCCACCGTTAAATCATGTCCGATCTATTGAACGCAGTGGAATATAGATTTTCATTTCACAAAAAGAGTTCTTACAAAGGTAAATCGTTATTTAATATAGAATCCTCTGGAACATTCACTTTGGAAAAGGTGGATGCTGATACAGCAGAATCCAATTTTACCTTTACCAATCTTAGTTATAAGAGTAGCAACACGAACGATCCTTTATTGTTCAGTCCCATTGAGTGGAAATATTCACGGGATTTAGGGATTGCTGCAATTATAAATAAAAAGAATTTTAAACCCAAGTGGAACCGTTTTAGGGATAAACATCGCAATCCATCAAACAGGGTTCTATTGATGGTCATTGAGAAATTATATTTCAATTCACCATTGGGTATGGAACATGACACCTTTTCGAATGGCGTTTATTTACCTTTTTTTATAGATTCCGATGGAACTTATGAAGTTGGAAAGTATTACAAAGGGCTGGATTACCTTGCTATGCCGTTGAATCTGCCATTGGAAACTATTTTTGAATGTAAGGAGTATAACGAAAAAGAAACTCATCTTGAGGGCTGGCTAACTTTAAAGGAACAGGATCTGGATTCATTACTTATGGATCAAGGGTTTAGGGCGAAAGCAAAAGATTATCATATTTCCCGTGATTTTGCAGTTGATTCAGAAATTATTGTTCTGATAGATTCTTATGCTAATATCATCAAGAAGATCATATTTAAATTATCCATAAAGGGTGAGCAGGATCTTTTGGAAGAGATAAACTATACCGTAATTTCTGATTTTGATAGCTACAAAGATGGAATACATAAAATCCATGAGGGTATGAAATTTACTTTGGAACAGTGGGAAGAATACGAACGTGAACGTAAAAAGCCGGGGCGCAACTTCAATTTATTATATGGTGAACAGTAGTATAAATGGGAAATACCATGTTACGTTTCAAGGACTTGAGAAAAGAGCTGAAACGACTATTGATTTTAATATAATGAATGATAACACTACTTTTAGATACAATGGATTTTAAAAGAAATACCCATTTACAAAGAATATAAAAAACATTAAAATATATCTGCGAAGCTAACTGGGATACTATGTATCCCACAAATAGCCCGCAGCGGTGGTCGAAGCGGGGATAGTGAAGAGGGAGACAGCCGTTGCAGCCGATTTTCGCGCCAAAAGCCAAAGGCTTTTGGCCGCCGGCAGTTTTTTCAACTGCCGACGGTGATGGGCTGTGATCTAAAATTTTTAAGGTTGAGAAAAAATCCTCTATTTTCCGTCATACCGTCTTTTAGCAGGTTCCATAAAAGACAGGCTCCTAACTGTGCAATTGTGCTATTAATAAAAAGATCCTGTTTTGAAAGCGATTCTGCAAGTGAACAACTTGGCGTGTCATCTTTTTGCTCCGAATTTTGCATAGCTGTACCAAATTCCTCAATAATAGACGGTAACTTTTCAAATGTTTTAAATTTTTTGGAGGCTGGTTGGTCTATCTTTCCAATAGTCGAAAGTATTCCCTGCCCTGCAAATTTTGTGTTGCCCATATCGAGCCAATACTTTCCTTTGTCTCTATGGAATCTATCTTGTTCATTGAGTTTGTGAATTATTTCAGAGATTTCTATTCTTGAAGCTACCGTATCTGTACAGGATACATAAATAGAAGCCCCTGCACCATTTGGTATTCTACCATCAGCTTCACGCTGAAATTTTCTTGTTTCAGCTTTCCAATTTACCCCTGCCCAACGGTTAAGCCTATTTACGATTGCCTGAGATTTATAAAGATTTCTTTCTGAATCAGCAAACCGTTGCCGTCCAATATTGGAAGAGGTAATAATATCATCGTCCCATAGGTGTACGTCCAATCCTGGGTGGTCAAGTTCCAGTAAACTATGATTGATTTCCATAAGCGCAGTCATAAATTTAGAGCCTGTTCCGCCTGCACCAATTACATTTATACGGATGGGATTTGTTGGACTTAACAGATAATTGTCCAAGAAGTGGATATTTTTCTTTGGCGTTCTCATAATAAAATATCTTTAAGTTTTTTAGATGTCTTCACCAGCATTTCAGTGGGAAATAATTTACCGTTGTCAATCAAGTTTTCCCAAAGCATTACACAATTTCCGTTAACAGGATTATGGTCGTACATGAGGTGGGAGAAGTAACTATTGAAAAAGTAGTTTTCCCATAATTTCATCAGTTGGTCAACAGAACCAGTTTCTGTTGTGGAAATATCGACTGTACCCATGCAAACGGAGCCATCCACGTAGACATTAAAGTATGGAGCATTGTATAGCGGAGTATTTATTGTTGGTTTCCTCGATGTAGAAAGTGCGAAAACTTTCAGTTTTTCCCTATCCGCAACCCAAACCATTGGCGGGGTATGCGCTTTTCCCGACTTTATTCCAAGATGGTTATTAAAGAACAGTTCCCGAAACTGTGCCCTTGTGTGCCATACAATGGTTGCCGATTTAGCATCGAAAGACAGCAGATTGCTATTTACGATACCGTCCGATTTTAGCAGGTTAAGATTTTCTTCATCCACCTGCAATGCTTTGGCGAGCCTTTTGCCCTCATTCACGGTAAGGGGATGCGGATTGACTGGTATACCGTTTTCCATGTCGAAACATTCGACATAAGTTTCATTATAACCTCTATTACCCCTATAAAATACCAATGCAGAAATCGGGTCAAAATAAGTTCCAAAGCTGTTTGTAATATCTTCCATGAGTTCTATTTTTTAATAATTATGCTCCTGCCACAATCGAATGAGATTGTCAATCGTATCGAAAACCTTTGTTTCAAAATCAAAATCATTGTTTTCGATCTTTCTTCTATCAAAAGGTATAAAGCGTGTAGGCTCGTCTATCTCAGAATATTCCTGCAGTTCACAGTTTACAAACTGGCAGAGGATGTCAAAAAGCCTTCCTTTAATGGACGAACAAAAAGAAACGTAGTTGTCTAGTGTGACAGGACGGTCTGATTCATCAGCTATTTCCCTGTAACGAATAGGGAAAAATTTCCGATCTATGCGCACATTCGGATAAGAACTAAAAAGCTCGTAAAATGATGTAGCGATCAAAAGAACGTCTTTTTCAAAATCATTTTTTGGTTTAAAGCCGTGTAGTAGCTTTTTAAAAGATGTTAGATTTTTTGGGTCTGTTATCAATTCTTTTATATAATCTCCCAAAATGACAGCATCATTGAACTCGGTTAATCCTTCTTCATCGTCCAAATCTGCATCTTCGTCTTCCAAGTATGAATTTTCTAGCATTTCATACATGGAGTTCAGATAACAATCTTCATTTCTATAATAAGGTACACCAAGTACCTGATAGATATAGGCATACACGGATACCAATAGTTTACTGACTTTTGCTGTTTTTCTATTGTGCAGGATTGTGTAAAGTGGAATTATCGGTATATAGTACAGTGTACACCCTGTGTCGTATCGGTCTTCTTTGGCGAAAAACGTACTTTTTCCATCGTTGACCAATCTGACTTCTTTCCAGTCGTACATACTAAGTTTAAGCTGTGTTTGCAGATGTACCAAAGATTCCGAAATATTGTAAGGGTATGGCATACCTCTACAATCCAGTTTAGTGATATTCAGTTTTTTTGAGATATTTGAGAGGGATTTAAAAAATTCCCTCTCAAATTTTGAACTATCTTCATTTTCACCAATATCAGGTTCCTGCAATCTTGGATAGAATTGCATCGCTAAAAAGGCATTGGCAACATCGTGTGTGGTACTGACTGCCGTTTGTCCTTTCTTAGTTCGCCCGCATCTTTGGGACGTTGCATCCATTTTGCGAACTCTCCCAACTGGCGGTGAAGTAGTGACTGGCTTACTGCTGTGGGTAGTTTTACGGTTTTTGGATATTTCTTTTGCATTGTTCATGGGTTTTGAATTTTTCATTAACCTTTAGTTCCTATAACTGTTTCAAAACGGTATTCTACGATGTCATCTACAATCGTAGGTCTTGAAATTTTCGCTGTGGTCAGGGCAGGGTAGTTGTTTGAATAGAAATTCAGTACTGCCTGCAGGTTCCACTTTGGTTCGGGATCATCTAGCCTGATTTCGTGTTCTTTTTCTTTGAGAATAAACACTCTTTGGAGTTCTGTTGCTACTAACATAATATTACTTTTTTAGGGGTTATATTCCTGCTGATCGACCTGTTCTGATTTTGGCTCGGAAGCTGACCAGAGATCGGGAACAAATTGCTTTTCGTACTCATCCTGTTTCTTTCTGATGTCTTCTTTACGCTCAGGATAATCGCCCACTTTTGGCAGTGCCGTCCATGCATCTTTGTATTTACCTGCTTTTGCAAGAGCATCGGCTTTTAGCATGGCTTCGCTATATTTTTTACCCTTTGCTTTATCCTTATCAGATTTCTGTTTTTCCATTGCAGAATTAGCCTGAGCCGTTTCCAGACCTTTAAGAAAATTCTGCATATTTGAAATCAGTACGTCCGCTGTCTTTATGGGTTTTTTGATATGCTCAAAGAATCCGTTGTCAAGTTCTTCGGGACTTCCTTTCAGATTAAGAGGGGGAATGATATTCTTCGCCTTATCTCCGCAACTGTCGTTCTCAATCAAGATAGATACGAGTATCCTGTTTTCGGTTGCCTTTGTAATGGATAGCGTAATTTTGCTGTTTATGTCCATCTGTGCAATCTGTCTGAAAAAATTAGCTGTTTCCATAATAATTCATTGCTTTGTCGCTTACGCATTGAGTAATATAGGATTCTGAAAAGCCCTGTTCCCGTAGGTAGTCTTCATAAGCTTTCATTTCCCTTTTAAATTCCGCTGTACCTTCCTCTCCTGTGAGAAAGAGTTTATGAGCGGTTCCGTTTTTCAGAGCCTTGTTAATATCCCTGTATAGTTCTTTTATATGTCTTCGCTGATCGGAAAGTTTTCGGACTTCCATTGCGAACATTTGGTAACGTGAAAGAATATCCAAGAAAATGAAAGCTTCCACGATGTTTTGATTTTTATAATTTTCGACAAACCTGTTATAGAGCCAGTCTGCGAACTTATATTTTGCCAGTATATCCATTTTTAAATCTTTATGAGTTTGTTACTTAAGTTTTTATCATAGTTCATGCGATAGCCATTGTCATGAATTACTTTTTCAAGGCATTGCCTTACTATGTGCAGTTGTTTCCAGTCTTCTTCCCGAATATTCAGAACGTAAAGCTGTCCGAATTTCAGCACCATTTCAGCAATGGTGTTAAGTGCGTTCAGTTCAGTATCAATTTGATTCTTCATTATCTTGGTTATTTAAGTTTTCAACGTAGCTTGTATAGCGATACGTTATATCTTTACCTTTTCTAAACTTTTCAGTGGTGTAGTTAAAATGTTCTTCATACATGGTGACTACTTTGGTTTTCAGGTCGATATAATATCGGTACATGGCGTTTGCACGTTTTTCATCCATTGTACAGTGCTTTTTGAGAAAGTCCATTTCCATGATGGAGTTATTGAAGTTGAGAAGAGGGGTGAATACTTCTTCTACGATATAGCCCTGTTCAGGCGCACTCGTACTGTCGGCAACGCAGACAATCTGCTGTCCGTTTGATAAGGTGATATATAAATTAGATCGTGTCATTTTTTTAATTTTTAGAGGTTAAAATTTCCTGTATCAGTTTGAGGTCGAAATCGGCAGTTCTGAATTTGACATCTTCAAATGCTTCGTAATTTGCCATTCCATCGGGATGTACTATGAGGGCATCGCTTTTTATGCAGTCAAAGTGCCTGCATAACTGTTCTATTTCCTCTGCTCTGGCATCCAAAAAAGCGATTTCTTTTTCACCGAGCCACTGCTCGTAGAATGGTACTTTTGCAGTCCTGCACAGCAGGAAAGAAATACCGTGTTCTTTACGTGCGATATATCCCGAATAGGAAGTTACATTGAGGATTTCGAGCAGGTCGGTTGTTTCGAGCGACTTTTTGAGCCAGTCCCCCCAAAGGGGGATAATGGCTACCTCATAGTTATTGCGACCCACTTCGCTAAATGCCTTGATTATCATGACATCAGTCATTTTATCTGATTTTTTCATGACTAAAGATTTAAGTTTGGGGCTACAATTTTCCTACTGCCGAACAACATATAAATGGCGTATTTAAACTCTTGGCTACACCCTTCCTGCTCGGTATAGTATATAGTTGCATTAATGGCAAAAAGCGCATCGTAACCATCAAAAAGCTGATCTCTGAACGTTTTTTTATTTCTGTACAGTCTTGTACCGTTTCTAATGTATCTGCGATTAAAATTGGTTATGAATTCATACCATAGATTGACGTCTATATTTTTTTCTGTCCAATTTTCTTCAATCTCAGGTCTATGTCTATCCCATAGTTCTGCTTCCTTTC
Coding sequences:
- a CDS encoding type VI secretion system Vgr family protein; this encodes MFQKDMDHIDSSTGVGESSSSSDIFSSQPENAGAKTFLDKPMQNNERSLTKGKLWKNQPTSKIYNAGAISENEVNGLNRLVKLEIFVEGTSIRFFKHFKLAQSAVKHHTFELTLAHDTLGDAENHNLEEAQNFLGKRITVVFRYKDVEEGPERNFVGVVTEVGFSQDQGSLGNIVLIGESPTILLDAAPHTQSFGGAQEISLNSIAQQVISEGLDPHKFDFRVDANYGNVSYSSQYEETHYNYLGRMAEAYGEQFFYDGEVLHFGKLPPAENPIKLVYGRNLSDVKIRMKAQHVKPSFYGYNSRKNEKLTGGDTAIKHTSDIAQRAYEISANTFKTPSLRIAPIKANSFLDVEASQKGTAGSKAAEVFVTTGISTVPFLYPGCIADMEMRKAESNDTSYFTRLLLTEVYHEVDARGYYSGRFEAIAADSGYIPRPEFITPKAEPQFGKVVSNTDPLNQGRVQVQFDWQQGTASSEFIRVMSPDAGSSDDVKTNRGFMSVPEVGDQVMVNFVYQHPDRPFVMGGLFHGGTGAGGGTGNNTMSFSGRSGAELKYDNGAGSMNLKDKGGANMHFDGAGNATTDANLNHVVNAGSKSSINVGAKENIPATSVFEMDNEGNINFKGKKSLTITIGGSSLKMTEDGTISLTGKDITVTGSNNLAINATPSEKGGGSGTIDITAKGGDITISNDKNIHVKGGIEVKLT
- a CDS encoding DUF4280 domain-containing protein, whose protein sequence is MEYLKDQAILDCDKGLLTSTLIVTSNPKIKLREGKFATDKDNVGGLNIPHFGLCALKGICRLNLELLGVPLTWIKPVPKIKILDKKPLSDVSKCICPYGGIISCKNSGQL
- a CDS encoding tetratricopeptide repeat protein yields the protein MNEQEIEKLLQKISNQKMFGETEKAIAGLHILNNEFPKEKKYLALLASSYLDADSIDVAEEYCAKALEIDPNYAEAFELKGLIEEKKGDDEQAEKYYKQSISTGIPFKMGHLRLVLLYYKLGKYDDAIKEAEYLLDNFDIGRNEYSADEQRQIFAQWLSFAYNKLYSSLIRIGQYEKAAIRIKEFIAFRANYVKDPYQFLTEDEILFKLYLALNDEEKMKEMEEKMLNHYMVPESMIDSMKKDAQQGYLESANPENYAV
- a CDS encoding PRTRC system ThiF family protein, which codes for MRTPKKNIHFLDNYLLSPTNPIRINVIGAGGTGSKFMTALMEINHSLLELDHPGLDVHLWDDDIITSSNIGRQRFADSERNLYKSQAIVNRLNRWAGVNWKAETRKFQREADGRIPNGAGASIYVSCTDTVASRIEISEIIHKLNEQDRFHRDKGKYWLDMGNTKFAGQGILSTIGKIDQPASKKFKTFEKLPSIIEEFGTAMQNSEQKDDTPSCSLAESLSKQDLFINSTIAQLGACLLWNLLKDGMTENRGFFLNLKNFRSQPITVGS
- a CDS encoding PRTRC system protein B, which produces MEDITNSFGTYFDPISALVFYRGNRGYNETYVECFDMENGIPVNPHPLTVNEGKRLAKALQVDEENLNLLKSDGIVNSNLLSFDAKSATIVWHTRAQFRELFFNNHLGIKSGKAHTPPMVWVADREKLKVFALSTSRKPTINTPLYNAPYFNVYVDGSVCMGTVDISTTETGSVDQLMKLWENYFFNSYFSHLMYDHNPVNGNCVMLWENLIDNGKLFPTEMLVKTSKKLKDILL
- a CDS encoding PRTRC system protein C: MLVATELQRVFILKEKEHEIRLDDPEPKWNLQAVLNFYSNNYPALTTAKISRPTIVDDIVEYRFETVIGTKG
- a CDS encoding PRTRC system protein E; the protein is METANFFRQIAQMDINSKITLSITKATENRILVSILIENDSCGDKAKNIIPPLNLKGSPEELDNGFFEHIKKPIKTADVLISNMQNFLKGLETAQANSAMEKQKSDKDKAKGKKYSEAMLKADALAKAGKYKDAWTALPKVGDYPERKEDIRKKQDEYEKQFVPDLWSASEPKSEQVDQQEYNP